A single region of the Syngnathoides biaculeatus isolate LvHL_M chromosome 17, ASM1980259v1, whole genome shotgun sequence genome encodes:
- the sh3bp2 gene encoding SH3 domain-binding protein 2 has translation MSSLELCWPVPMRAIGAQNLLTMPGGVTIAGYLHKKGASQFSLMRWPLRYIIIHKGCVYYFKSSTSPAPQGAFSLNGYSRVMRAAEETTSNNVFPFKMIHFSRKHRTWFFSAANEDERRKWMRSLRREIDHYNDRKESHIPSDSDSDADSFYGTIERPLDIKHPINNADADYGEDDDDEDEEDYLKPDGDCTPTGQPTAPPPSYPPPPVPMIPQRNLVSCSDIHKSIPPPVPSHNRFQTGANPKRTLPLIPPPFLKDPNKGPPPPPPPFAAQMHNHNSATPPPLPPPNSQRPLRAQSVIDPGIDRRHLRPASAVPVQSTISLPICDQLETRMIISDSGHCSCNVITNNHLAQSSNLRSKPTRSVTNAANFESPNLKPRMTYPVSPTPTPTNYPPLPRHPPPSPLLQTELDNKRTKPKAPPAVKPPLLLTKPTQPGAPLQRAAPEGQSFRSSGDTTILELINKQDWTKSTEGEASDEDYDNIHLPESVFIDSTETSFVEKLFKESYVVPQDGLYGIRNSGTKTSKVLVVWDVSIGKARNYRLFEEGDQVFLDSDVTFPTLSALIEHYYSHPLPHQGSLCLQKPYSN, from the exons GGCCATTGAGGTATATCATCATCCACAAGGGCTGTGTGTACTACTTTAAAAGTAGTACTTCTCCTGCACCACAGGGGGCGTTCTCTCTAAATGGTTACAGTAG AGTGATGAGAGCAGCAGAGGAGACAACATCCAACAATGTTTTCCCATTTAAGATGATCCACTTCAGTAGAAAACACAGGACATGGTTTTTCTCTGCGGCTAATGAAGATGAGAGGAGG AAATGGATGCGATCCTTGCGACGGGAGATTGATCATTATAATGACAGAAAAGAGTCACATATTCCAAG TGACTCTGATTCAGATGCAGACAGTTTCTATGGAACCATTGAGAGGCCTTTGGACATTAAACACCCGATCAATAATGCAGACGCTG ATTAtggtgaggatgatgatgatgaagatgaggaagacTATCTGAAGCCAGATGGTGACTGTACGCCAACTg GTCAACCCACTGCGCCTCCACCTTCTTACCCCCCTCCTCCAGTTCCGATGATACCCCAGAGAAATCTAGTATCCTGTTCGGACATTCATAAAAGCATACCTCCTCCAGTCCCATCACACAACCGATTCCAAACCGGAGCAAATCCCAAAAGAACATTGCCATTGATACCGCCTCCCTTTCTGAAGGACCCAAACAAAggaccgcctcctcctcctccccccttcGCCGCCCAGATGCACAATCACAACTCTGCTACCCCACCACCCCTTCCTCCCCCAAATTCACAGCGACCTCTCAGGGCACAATCTGTGATCGACCCAGGGATTGACAGAAGACACTTGAGGCCTGCATCAGCTGTGCCAGTCCAATCCACCATCAGCCTGCCCATCTGTGACCAGCTCGAGACAAGGATGATCATCAGTGATTCAGGCCACTGCTCTTGTAATGTCATAACCAACAACCACCTTGCACAATCAAGTAACCTCCGCAGCAAACCTACCCGATCAGTCACCAATGCTGCAAATTTTGAAAGCCCAAACCTAAAACCTCGGATGACATACCCCGTGTCGCCAACTCCAACACCTACGAACTACCCACCACTACCCCGCCACCCACCTCCATCTCCTCTTCTTCAAACTGAACTGGATAATAAGCGTACTAAACCAAAAGCTCCACCAGCAGTCAAGCCTCCACTGCTTTTAACAAAGCCCACACAGCCGGGGGCACCCCTTCA AAGAGCAGCTCCAGAAGGTCAAAGTTTCCGTTCATCTGGAGACACGACCATATTGGAGCTTATAAATAAACAAGACTGGACCAAGAGTACAGAAGGAGAAGCTTCCGATGAAGATTACGATAAT ATACATCTGCCAGAGTCCGTTTTCATTGACTCAACGGAAACCAGCTTTGTAGAGAA ATTATTTAAGGAGAGCTATGTCGTTCCACAAGATGGACTTTATGGCATTAGAAACTCTGGAACCAAAACCTCCAAG GTACTGGTGGTATGGGATGTCAGCATAGGCAAAGCCAGAAACTACCGTTTGTTTGAAGAG GGTGACCAGGTGTTTCTCGACTCTGATGTGACCTTCCCCACTCTTTCAGCTCTGATAGAACACTACTACAGCCATCCTCTTCCTCACCAGGGTTCCCTTTGCCTGCAGAAACCTTACTCAAACTAA